The Steroidobacteraceae bacterium genomic interval GCATCGTGAGCACCGACGGCAAACCGGGTGTGTTCGCAACCCTTGACGCCGGTGCCCCCAAGACCGTTGGCCTCTACTTCATGTACGACGTCAAGCAGTTCGATCCAGCCGAATGGAGCTCGCCGCCGCTCGAAGCGCGACTGGTCGACAAGCCCGGCCTCGGCAAGGTCGTGATGGGTCGCGGCGCAGTCAATCAGAAAGGGCCCGAAGCCGCATTCATCGCCGCACTGCATGCCATCCGCGCAGCCGGCAGGAAAATGCCCGTGAACCTGGTCCTGATCGCCGAAGGCGAGGAGGAAATCGGTTCGCCCCACATTGGCCAGATCGTGCACCGGCCTGAGGTTGAGGCAGCGCTCGCGGGCACGATAGGCGTATTCATGCCAGGAGCATCCCAGGATCTCGACGGCACGGTCACGGTAAGCCTTGGCGCCAAGGGCGTGATTGAAGTGCAGCTGGTCGCGAGTGGCGAAAAGTGGGGTCTTGGACCGGGCAAGGACGTGCATTCATCGCTCAAGGCAATGATCGACAGTCCGAGCTGGCACTTGATTCACGCCCTCGACTCGCTCGTCTCCGCCGACGGCAATACCATAACCATCGACGACTATCCGGCGCCTCGCGCCGTAACCGCGGCCGAGAAAGAGATGATTGCCGCTGCCGCCAAGCGACGCAATGAAGCGCAGATGAAGCAGCAGTTCAGCACGAGTGTCTGGATCGACGATCTGCCTTTCGAACAGGCGCTCGAACGACTGGTCTCACAACCGACCGTCAACATCGAAGGTCTGGTGGGTGGTTATACCGGGCCCGGCGGCAAGACGGTTTTGCCACACAAGGCGGAGGCGAAACTCGACCTGCGGCTCGTGCCCGACATGACGGCCAAAGGCGCACTGGCCGCATTGCGGGCGCACCTTGAAAAGCACGGATTCGGTGACATCGAGGTCACGATGTCCGGCGGCTACGACCCCACGAGCACCCCACTCGATGCGCGCCTCATTCAGGCGCAGATTGCCGTCCTCAAGCGCAACAAGATCGATCCGCTCATCTGGCCGCGCAACGCGGGCTCATACCCGGGCTACGTATTCACCAATCCGCCACTCAACCTCGCATCCGGACATTTCGGCCTGGGCCACGGCAGCGGCGCGCACGCACCGGATGAATACTTCGTGATCGACTCGGTAAATCCCAACGTGCAGGGTTGGGAAGGCGCCGTATTGTCCTACGTGGAGTACCTCTACGAGCTGGCGAAATAATCCTTGATGGTGGATGACGCCCTGCGTCATCCACCCAAGGCACGCTTGAACAGCGCCAGCATCCGTTGCCAGGCGCGCTCGGCAGCCGCTTCATCGTAAACACGGGAGTCCGGCGGGCACCAGCCATGCAAGGTGCCCGCGTACACCTCGATCTCCGCCTCGAGGTGGGCGGCATCGAACGCGTCGCGCAACAGAGTCTTGGCATTCGGGTCACGTTGGTCGTCGTTTGCCGCGATAGCGATCAGGAATTGCGCGCGCATGCGCGGTATCAGCCGGTGGGGGCTATCAGCGGCCTGGGTCGCGAGTCCACCGCCATGAAACGTCGCGCCCGCGCCAATTCGATCGGCACGGGCAGCCGCTGTGCGCATGACCAGTGGCCCGCCCATGCAGTAGCCAGTGGTTGCCATCTTGCGCTTGCCGTCGACAGCGGGTTGTTGATCGAGCCAGTCGACAAAGGCCTTGGCATCGATTGCGGCTGACTCGGCCGTGAGGGATTTCGCCATCGACATGAGCGCCTGGCGGGTCGCCGCATCATCAAAGTCCGCCCCGGGCTCGGAAGTCGGCGCGCGCTGTAGCCGATAGAACGGATTGACCACCAGCACGCTATAGCCAGCGCCAGCAAGGCGGCGTGCCATCTGCCGAAACGCCGGTCGCAGGCCAAAGATGTCCGGCCAGATCAACACCGCGGGATGAAGGCCGAGCGCTGGATGCACGAAATAGGCATCGGCCGAACCGGATGGGGTTGGTATCGTGACTTCCTGTTCATCGAGCGTGCCATCGTGCGTCTTCGCAGCAGCCAGCCCCGAAAGGCCAGCGCCGATGGTCAGGGCTCCGAATTCGCGACGCGTGATTGCGTTCGATGCACGGTCATATCGACTCATGTCGGCAAAGGAATCTTCATCGCACACGTGAGGTCTCCAATTTTTTGCTAGCGGTCGCATGCCGCCCGGCCTGCCAATCCTCCGCCTTGAGCGTTCGCAACGCAAACTCGAGGGGTGCCTGCTCGAGCTCCGTAGCCAGGGTATCGTTCCAGCGATTGAGAAAACCGAACAGCGCAATCATTCCCACGATCTCCATGACCGCGCGCTCCGAAAAGTGCTCACGCAGCGCGGCGAAGTGTTCGTCGGTCGCTGCGCTCGGTTGCTGACCCGCAGCGACGGCCAGCTCGAGCGCGGCGCGCTCGGCCGCGGAAAACAGGTCGCTGGTCCGAAACTGCCACACCGCAGCGATCTTCTCGGCGCTCGCCTGGTCTTTGCGTACTGCGCCGTGGGCGGTATGAGCCTGGCAATAGCGGCAACCCGCCGCGCCGCTCACCACGGTTGCAACCATGCGCTTCAGCTCACCGCTGACGGCGCCCGGGCTGTACAGGACACGAACCAGGCCCTGAACCGCAAAATACAATGCCGGCCAGCGGGCGAGCGTCAGAGCATCGTTCGGCACGAAACCCATCAGACTCTCGGCTTCCTGCAAGGCACTCCGTAAATCCTGCGGCAATTCGCCGATATCCATGGGTTCGATTCGGGCCATGCCATTCTCCCTGGAGACTTACATATTGAGACCACTTCGCGATTACGCTGCCAGCGCCGCGGCTGCAGGAGGATGGTAGCAACAATGTTCGAATTTGCACTATCCTGCCCGCGAGCGTGGGCCACGGATACCAACGACGATGAGTGATTTTTCTCCGAGCGATCGCGAAACCGAGCTGTCTGAAAGGACACGCAAATTCATCAGGGACAAGGTGATTCCGTTCGAGAACGATCCGCGCAATGGTCCGCGTGGTCCGTCGGATGAACTACTGCGCCAACTGCGCGACGAAGCACGGCGCGCCGGCTTGTTCGCTCCGCAGGTGTCCAGCCGTTGGGGCGGCCTCGGATTGACCCATAGCGAAAGTGCTGCAGTTTTTCGCGCCAGTGGTTACTCGCTGCTTGGACCACTGGCGATGAACTGCATGGCGCCCGACGAAGGCAACATGTTCCTGCTCGAGAGGGTGGCCACGCCGGAGCAACAGGAGCGCTTCCTGCGCCCGGTCGCCGCCGGTTCGTGTCGCTCCACGTTTTTCATGACCGAACCGCATCCCGGTGCCGGTGCGGATCCCGACCAGTTGCAGACGACGGCCGCGCGCGACGGCCATGACTGGATCATCAATGGACGCAAGTGGTTCATCACGGGCGCCGGTGATGCTCGCGTCGCGATCATCATGGCGCGCACCGACGCCGGAGCCACCCTGTTCCTGACCGAAATGGACAGCCAGGGCATCACGGTCGAGCGGCTCATCGAGACGATAGGCGATACCATGCCGGGCGGCCATGGCGTCGTCCAACTCGACAATCTGCGCATTCCCAGTGACCAGGTTCTCGGCGAAGTCAACCAGGGATTCCGTTACGCGCAATTGCGGCTCGCTCCGGCGCGACTGACGCATTGCATGCGCTGGTGGGGCGCCGCGCAGCGGGCGCACGATATCGCAACCGATTATGCCAATGTGCGCCGCGCTTTCGGCAAGACGCTGATTGAACATGAAGGCGTAGGGTTCTCTCTCGCACGCAATCAGATCGATCTGCTGCAGTGTCGCCTCATGATCGACTATGTCGCCTGGCTGCTCGACAAAGGGCAACGCGCCGGCGCGGAGTCATCCATGGCGAAATTCTCATGTGCCGAAACTCTCTTTACTGTGGTCGACCGTTGCGTCCAGATCCTTGGCGGTCAAGGCGTGTCGCATGAAACCGTCGTTGCACAGATCTTCCAGGGCATCCGTGGGTTTCGAATCTACGACGGTCCATCGGAAGTGCACCTGTGGGCTCTGGCCAGGCGACTCGCGCGCGATCACAGCAGGCGCGCAACCATTCAGGAATAGCCGGCCACCTGCAACGCGCGCATCCGCACGGTATCGGTCAGTCGATCACGCTCCGCCACCGCCGTGAGCATTGAAGTGCAGTCATCGGCCGACACGGCGCCGCTGTAGTAATAGCCCTGGGCGAAGTCGCAGCCCAGCGCGGCGAGCCGCATGGCGTGCTGGGCAGTCTCCACACCCTCTGCGATAGTCTCCAGTTTGAGGTTGCGGGCCATGCTCACGATGGCACTGACAATTGCTGCGTCGTTGGCATCGACGGCCATATCACGCACGAACGAGCGATCTATCTTGAGATGGTCGATGGGCAGGTGCTTGAGGTAACTGAGGCTCGAATAGCCGGTACCAAAGTCGTCTATTGAAATCTCGAATCCCGCCTCGCGCAATCCCTGCAGGATGTCGACCTGGCGTTCGATATCTCGCATGACCACACTTTCGGTGATCTCGAGCTGCAGCTGCCGCGGCGCAATACCATGACGGTCGATGATGCGACAAACGCGTTCGCGGAAGTCGCGGCCGGTCAGCTGTTGGGCCGAGACGTTGATCGCGACCTGCACCCGGGGTAGGTCCATGCCATTCCATACCGCCAGCTGCGTCGCGACGCTCTCGATGATCGCATCGCCCAACTCGATGATCAGCCCGGCATCCTCGGCGACACGGATGAACTGCGTCGGCGGCACTTGCCCGATTTTCGGGTGGCGCCAACGTGCCAGTGCCTCCAGTGCCACGACACGCTCGTTGCGCAGGTCGACGATCGGCTGAAAATGTGCGCTGATGGCGCCCTGTGACAATGCCTCGCGCAGCGCCGCTTCGAGAGCCATGCGCTCGGACACTCTCGCGCTCATCTCAGGCGCGAAGAACCTGTAGCTGTTCTTGCCGCCCTCCTTGGCCTGATATAGCGCAATGTCGGCGCGCCGCATCAACTCGCCCATATCCTGGCCATCCTGAGGCGATACGCTGATTCCGATGCTTGCGCTGGTTTCGAACACCCGTCCCTCCACGTTGAGGGAATCGCGCAGTACAGCGACCAGACGCGCCGCAAATCGCTCGACGGTGGCATGGTCCCGGCAGAACTTGACGACCACGAACTCATCGCCGCTGATCCGCGCAACGAGGTCCGAGTCCCGTACGGCCCCTTTGAGTCGCTCGGCGACGCGTCGCAGGAACGCATCCCCGGTCTCGTGACCGCAGGAATCGTTGATGTTCTTGAAATTGTCGATATCGATGTAGCAGACGGCGAGCTCACGACCAGCCTGGGTGGCCTCTTCCAGCAATTCCGGTAGCCGTGAATTCAGGAACAGACGATTCGGCAAATGCGTTAGCGGATCGTGATTCGCCAGGTGCTCAAGTTTGCGTTGCCGTTCGAGTATCTGTTTCTCCGCGTGCTTGCGCCCGGAGACGTCACGCAGGAGCAAGCAGGCCAACGTCCCGGATGGACCGTTCACACTGCTCACGGCTGCTTCCGTGTGGTACGGGCTGCGGTCGCTTCGAAACAGGTCGACTTCATGCACATGGGTGGTATCCGCCCGTGCCGCGACAATAGCATCCCACAATGACGGAATGGACTCGTCACTTACCAGATGGCCAAGATCTGCGCCGCGCAGTTCGCTCGCCTTGCGACCGAGCTGCGTACAGGCCGCCGGATTGCAGTCGACGATACGCAATGTCGCCGGATCGACCAACAACACACCGTCGATCATCTGCTGCAACACCGCCGTTGCTGGCGACTCGAGCGCCGCCCTCAAAAGTGCGGCGGGTGGCGACGGCCGCGCAAGGCCAAGGGCCGCGATGGCCGCGAGCGCAGCCGCAAGCAGCCACCATGCCAGCAGTGGCCAGGTCGCCGCGACCGGCAGCGTCCCGATGGGCAAGAGTGCAATGACCCTCGTCCCCTGCCCCATCGTCACGGGCTGGCTTGCAATGTAGGGGCCTTGCGGCAGCAGCCGGTACATCGTGGCCACACTCGCCGTTGTCGCCTCGCGCTCTTGTGCGACCAGCAAGTTGCTCCAGGCAGAGTCGATTGCTACCAGCTGCGGCTCGCTGCCGGACCAGCGCCACAACCCAATCCGGGTGGGCCGTTCCTGCAAGAACAACATACGCAGCTCCGCCGCCGATGCCGCTTGACCCTCGAGTGCTCGCTCGAAACCCCCTTTTGCGCTGCCACGCTGAGCGGCACTGACTGCGATCGCGTCGAGGAAGATTCTCTGGCGAGCGACGCTGGCCGCGGCGGACGTGCCCTGGGTCGCGTAATAAAGGTACAGTGCAGCGCCGGCAGCAGCACATAGCGCCAGGGTCATGGCAAAGCCACGCAGCGAATTCCACGCCAGCTTTTGGTTCAACATAAATGGCCGAAGGCCCCAGTGGCCGCAATGACTGGTATTTCGCCCGGGATCGGCCCTCAACATGCAAAATTGAAGGAACTTGATTAGGAACATGACGCTGTTCGCAGATCAGCAGCTGCTCGTGCAAGCTGGCCTTTTCAGCGGCTGGCTAGGATGTCTCCTGCTGCTGGAGCACTGGTTCGCCTGGCGCAATGCGCCCCTGCATCGCTGGCGCGTGCGTCTGCGCAATCTGCTGCTCGGCGGCAGCGGAGCCCTCCTTGGCGGCCTGCTCGCGCCGCTCGCGAGCGTCCAGGTTGCAGCCTGGACGAGTGCCCACCAGTTCGGCCTTGCGAACCTCGCGCATTTTCAGGGCTTGGGATCGTCGCTGGCCGGCTACCTGGCGCTCGATCTGGCCATCTACGCCCAACATCGCGCATCGCATCGCTGGCGCTGGTTCTGGCGCCTGCATGCCACTCATCACTCTGAGTCCCATTTGGACGCGACGACGGCGGTGCGCTTTCATCCCCTCGAGATCGGGGTCTCCCTCATCTGGAAGGCCGCCACGATCGCGATCATCGGGGTGCCCGTTGCGGCGGTGATCGCATTCGAGGTCGGACTCAGCATCGCGGTATTGTTCAATCACAGCAACCTTGCCTTGCCCGCTCGGCTCGCGCATGTACTCGGCTGGTTACTCGTAAGCCCCGACATGCATCGCGTGCACCATTCGGTGCAGCGCCACGAAGCCGACACGAACTTCGGATTCTGCCTACCGTGGTGGGATCACTTGTTCGGCACCTATAGCCGGTCGGCGGGAAACCAGGACCCGTCACTTCGCATCGGATTTCCCGGTGGCGACGGACCCGCAACCGGCTCGCTCACCGCCCTGCTGCTGCTACCGTTGCGAATACGCCGTCCCAACGACCGAGTCGCCTAGCCGCGCTCATGGTTTTAGAATCAATCAATTGGAGCTGATAATTTCTGTTAATTCGAGATAATCGGCCGTACAGCTCGTCGGTGGCTGCAACCAACGCAAATTTGACATTGTATTCGGTGCAAATGACGGTATATTTGATGCGTAGGTGGCTGATGGATCAGGGGTCTTTGGCCACCAGAAAGTCGAGAATCAACCTTAACTCCCGGTTGTAACTCGATTCGGTAGACAACTACAAATAGAACGAGGCGGCCATGTCCTCTACGCAAGAACGCTTTCGCCGTGCGACATTGATACTGGCGCGTTCCGGTTCGATCAAGAACCGGTTGCAGCAGGCCTACGCAACGCAGCTGGAAGATCTCGAACCCGACGAAGTGCCGAGTGTCATACGCGAAGATCTCGAAGCGCTGCACCGGGATCTGCGGCGCGCGCGGCCGCTGCCAGGCGAGGACGCCGTCCGTGCAACGATACGAAAACTCTCCGAGTCAGAGGCCGACGAACTGGCCGCGACCGTGGTCGGCATGTATGGCCGGGTTTCGGAAATTCAGGCCGTGCTTCGTTTCGACAACCAGCTACCGCGCGCGCACGTACAACTGGTAGCCGCCGAAGCCTGAGGAAGGCCAAGGTAGCTTCTAGTCCAGTTTGAATTCCACCGTATCCCAGCGCCCCGTTTGTTCGTGACGCGCCTGCCGGCGCAGCGCGTCCACAAGCGCTCGCTCATCCCAGGAAATGACCTCAGTCGCCAGCTCGCGCAGCGTTTTGACCGGCTCTGCCGGTGCGCCGAAGTTTGGCAGCAGAACCACCGGAATTTTGCTGGCATTGGCAAATAGGAGCTGAAACTCGCTCAAATCACGTTGACTGGCGTAGAGCGAGTTGAGTGCAATGACAACCTCGGCGTGGCGAATCTGATTGCGCAGCGCCTCCTTGAACGCTTCCTTGTCACCGACCGGCTTTCCCTCCGTGCTCGAAACATTTCTGTAGAAGAAATTTCGGGCACTTTCGAGGAACTCGAATACGCGCAAATAGTCATCGGAATTTTCCCAGACGTGCGTCACGAATACGCGAATTGGGTCCTGCTCAGACATGCCTGGACTCCGGGACAGTGCACTCCGGCAAGGGTAACAGGCTTCACGCCTCATTGACACGGCGATAAACTCCCCTTTGTTCCAGCCGATACAGTCCTACCCGTGCGCTTACTGCTGTACAACATCCGGTACGCCACCGGCACCGGTCCTGCCTTTCATCTGCCTGTGCCCGGCGCCGGCTACCTGCGCAGTAACAAGCGCGTGTTGCGGGAGATCACGGAATTCGTGCGTGTCGAAGACCCCGATATCGTTGGACTGATCGAAGTGGACACGGGATCGATCCGCACTGGCATGCTGAATCAGGCGGAATTCATTGCCCGCGAGATCGGGCATTACTCCACATACGAGTGCAAGTACGGCGCGCAATCGATCAACCAGCTGATGCCGATACTGCGCAAGCAAGGGAATGCTTTTCTTGCAGCCCCGCGCGTCACCGGCGAGCGCTTCCACTATTTCGATACCGGCATCAAACGGCTGATCATCGAGCTCGAGCTCGATGAGGTGTGCATATTCCTGGTGCACCTGTCGCTGAAGTTCCGGCAGCGACAGTATCAATTGCGGTCACTTCATGATCTGATTACAGCAGCCACCAAACCAGTCATCGTGGCCGGCGATTTCAATGCGTTCTGGGGTACGCACGAAATCTATTTGTTCATGCGCGCGTCGGGCTTGCGCAGTGCGAATCTGCACAATCTGCCGTCCTATCCGGCACGAGCCCCGAGGGTAGAACTCGATTTCATCCTGGTCAGCAATGGCATCGAAATCGAGGATTTCCGCGTACCCGATGTGCGTTTTTCCGATCACCGGCCGCTGGTGTGCGACTTCGCACTCACGCGACAGGGTCATTAGGGAGTAGAGGCGATGAGTTCATGGCAAGCAGAACGTGACAGCAACGATATCGTGTGGCTCACAGTCGACAAACCCGGCGGTTCCGCCAACGTGTTGTCAAAAGAGGTACTCGAGGACCTCGATGCGCAACTCGCGCAGCTCGAGGCTCGCCTGCCGGCCGGTGTGGTCGTTCGATCCGGCAAACCGAGCGGTTTCATCGCTGGTGCAGACATCCGCGAGTTTACGACTCTCACCGACCTCGATGGCGCCTATGAGCTGGTGCGCCGTGGCCAGCGCGTGCTCGACCGGCTGGAAGCTCTGCCCTGCCCCACTGTCGCAATCATTCAGGGTTTTGCACTCGGCGGCGGCCTTGAGGTCGCGCTCGCCTGTCGCTACCGGATCGGCGTCGACAACGGCAAACTGAGCCTCGGGCTGCCGGAGGTGAATCTCGGCATCCACCCTGGATTCGGCGGCACGGTGCGAAGTGTCAGGCTGCTCGGCGTCGAGCAGGCAATGCCGATCATGCTCACCGGTCGGCCCGTTCGCGGTGAAAAGGCCCTCGAGATCGGCCTGATCGATCGGCTCACGCCCGAAGACAGGGCCGAAGAGACGGCCCGGGAGCTCATCGCGCGGCGACCGTCACCGCACCAACCCGGCCTGCGGGCGACGCTGCTGTCACTGGCGCCTGTACGCGGTTTCGTTGCCGGGCGATTGCGTGCTCAAGTTGCCCGCAAGGCCCGACGCGAACACTATCCGGCGCCCTATGCGATGGTAGAACTTTGGGAGAAATACGGCGCCAAGGACGATGCAGCCTACGAAGCCGAAGCGCGCTCGATCGCCAAGTTGTTTCTCAGTGACACGGCGCGAGGGTTGATACGCGTTTTCTTTCTCCAGGACAAACTTAAAGGCCTTGCTGGCGGCGCAAAAGCGAACATTCGAAACGTGCATGTTGTCGGCGCAGGCGTCATGGGCGGCGATATCGCTGCCTGGTCGGCACTGCGCGGATTCAACGTCACGCTCCAGGATCGCGAAGACAAGTACGTGCAGCCCGCAATGGCTCGCGGCCGCGCTCTGTTCGAGAAGAAATTGCACGATGACAAGTCACGAACCGCAGCAACGGAACGACTGCGCGCGGATGTCGCAGGCGATGGCGTTGCCGAAGCCGACATAATCGTCGAGGCCATTTTCGAGAACCTGGAGGCGAAGCAGCAGCTGTACGCGAAAATCGAACCACGCATGAAACCAGGGGCCATTCTTGCCACCAATACTTCGAGCATAGTGCTCGAAACACTCAACGCACAGCTTTCGAACCGCGGGCATTTCGTGGGGCTGCATTTCTTCAATCCAGTTGCGCAAATGCCGCTGATCGAGGTCATTGCAACCGAGCAGACGGATGAACAAAGCACGCTGCAGGCGATCGCTTTCGCGCGCCGGCTCGACAAGCTGCCACTGCCCTGCCGCAGTTCACCAGGATTTCTGGTCAATCGCGTGCTGGTTCCCTACCTGCATGAAGCAATGCGCGCGATCAACGAAGGCATACCGATGCGCACAGTCGATGCCGCAGCGGAGGGTTTCGGTATGCCGATGGGACCAATCGAACTGGTCGACACCGTCGGCCTCGATGTCGCACAGCACGTCGGTGAAATCGTCACCAAAGCCATGTCGCGCGAACCCGCCGACGATACCCGACTGAAGGCCCTCATTGCCGACGGTAAACTCGGCCGCAAGTCCGGGCAGGGGTTCTATGTCTGGCAGGATGGCAAAGCGATCAAACCCGATGCCGGGAACGCCGTCGTGCCGGCTGATCTCGAAGACCGGCTGATCCTTGCGCTTGTCAATGAGTGCGTTGCCTGTTTGCGCGAGAAAGTCGTCGCCGACGGGGAGCTGCTCGATGCCGGCGTCATATTCGGCACCGGATTCGCGCCATTTCGAGGTGGCCCCCTCAATTACGCCCGCCACGCCGGGATCGACAACATGCTTAAGCGATTGAGCACCCTGGAACAGCGCTACGGCAGCAGATTTCGCGCGGACCCGGGCTGGGACTTGCTGCGCAACCAGTCTGCGCCGTGAGCCGCGTCCGCGGCCTCAAAAATGAGGTGTGCTAGCATCGCGCTTTTGGTCCAAGGATAGCTGCTTGCAATGTCTGACGATCGCCGCGCAACCGTAAAACAGCTGCAGGGATTCTCGCCGCTCGGCGGCATGAAGCGCGACAACCTGGCCGCTCTCGCAAAAAAGGTGGCGATCCGGGAGGTCAGCGCAGGTCGGCTGCTGTTCAAGGAAGGCGAAAACGACCGGCGTACCGTATGGCTGGTCAGCGGCACGGTGGAATTGCGCAATTCCGATCGGGTGATCGGCGTGATACGCGCAGGCACACCCGAGGCGCAATCGCCGCTTGCGCCCAGTCAACCCCGCAAGTGCTCGGCGCGAGCGGTCGAGGACATCGAATTCCTGGCCATCGATTCGGAACTGCTGGATGTAATGATCGTCTGGGATCAGACAGGCAGCTACGAAGTATCCGAACTTCGATCCGAGGCCGAGGCTGCGAGTGATGGCGATTGGATGACCACTCTCCTGTCGAGCAATGCCTTCCAAAGGATCCCGCCGGCCAACATACAGGCCATTTTCATGAAGATGCAGCGCCTGCCCTACCGTGAAGGCGACGTGGTCATCAAGCAGGGAGACGAGGGCGATTATTTCTACGCCATCGTGTCGGGCAAATGCCTCGTGACGCGCGAGACACCCATGAACAAGGAGGGCCTCAAACTCGCGGAGCTTGGGGTGGGCGACACGTTTGGCGAAGAAGCGCTTATTTCCGAAGCCAAGCGCAATGCGACGGTACGAATGGCGACCGATGGGGTGC includes:
- a CDS encoding carboxymuconolactone decarboxylase family protein — protein: MARIEPMDIGELPQDLRSALQEAESLMGFVPNDALTLARWPALYFAVQGLVRVLYSPGAVSGELKRMVATVVSGAAGCRYCQAHTAHGAVRKDQASAEKIAAVWQFRTSDLFSAAERAALELAVAAGQQPSAATDEHFAALREHFSERAVMEIVGMIALFGFLNRWNDTLATELEQAPLEFALRTLKAEDWQAGRHATASKKLETSRVR
- a CDS encoding dienelactone hydrolase family protein, encoding MSRYDRASNAITRREFGALTIGAGLSGLAAAKTHDGTLDEQEVTIPTPSGSADAYFVHPALGLHPAVLIWPDIFGLRPAFRQMARRLAGAGYSVLVVNPFYRLQRAPTSEPGADFDDAATRQALMSMAKSLTAESAAIDAKAFVDWLDQQPAVDGKRKMATTGYCMGGPLVMRTAAARADRIGAGATFHGGGLATQAADSPHRLIPRMRAQFLIAIAANDDQRDPNAKTLLRDAFDAAHLEAEIEVYAGTLHGWCPPDSRVYDEAAAERAWQRMLALFKRALGG
- a CDS encoding 3-hydroxyacyl-CoA dehydrogenase NAD-binding domain-containing protein, which produces MSSWQAERDSNDIVWLTVDKPGGSANVLSKEVLEDLDAQLAQLEARLPAGVVVRSGKPSGFIAGADIREFTTLTDLDGAYELVRRGQRVLDRLEALPCPTVAIIQGFALGGGLEVALACRYRIGVDNGKLSLGLPEVNLGIHPGFGGTVRSVRLLGVEQAMPIMLTGRPVRGEKALEIGLIDRLTPEDRAEETARELIARRPSPHQPGLRATLLSLAPVRGFVAGRLRAQVARKARREHYPAPYAMVELWEKYGAKDDAAYEAEARSIAKLFLSDTARGLIRVFFLQDKLKGLAGGAKANIRNVHVVGAGVMGGDIAAWSALRGFNVTLQDREDKYVQPAMARGRALFEKKLHDDKSRTAATERLRADVAGDGVAEADIIVEAIFENLEAKQQLYAKIEPRMKPGAILATNTSSIVLETLNAQLSNRGHFVGLHFFNPVAQMPLIEVIATEQTDEQSTLQAIAFARRLDKLPLPCRSSPGFLVNRVLVPYLHEAMRAINEGIPMRTVDAAAEGFGMPMGPIELVDTVGLDVAQHVGEIVTKAMSREPADDTRLKALIADGKLGRKSGQGFYVWQDGKAIKPDAGNAVVPADLEDRLILALVNECVACLREKVVADGELLDAGVIFGTGFAPFRGGPLNYARHAGIDNMLKRLSTLEQRYGSRFRADPGWDLLRNQSAP
- a CDS encoding endonuclease/exonuclease/phosphatase family protein produces the protein MRLLLYNIRYATGTGPAFHLPVPGAGYLRSNKRVLREITEFVRVEDPDIVGLIEVDTGSIRTGMLNQAEFIAREIGHYSTYECKYGAQSINQLMPILRKQGNAFLAAPRVTGERFHYFDTGIKRLIIELELDEVCIFLVHLSLKFRQRQYQLRSLHDLITAATKPVIVAGDFNAFWGTHEIYLFMRASGLRSANLHNLPSYPARAPRVELDFILVSNGIEIEDFRVPDVRFSDHRPLVCDFALTRQGH
- a CDS encoding M20/M25/M40 family metallo-hydrolase, yielding MNKSSLALKAAAIAIAGTLAAPMTWSGPRDLQAIRTTIAAQHDEGVKRLQEWIALPSIAAEDRGFPDGPEYMAQMLKDAGFQQVSIVSTDGKPGVFATLDAGAPKTVGLYFMYDVKQFDPAEWSSPPLEARLVDKPGLGKVVMGRGAVNQKGPEAAFIAALHAIRAAGRKMPVNLVLIAEGEEEIGSPHIGQIVHRPEVEAALAGTIGVFMPGASQDLDGTVTVSLGAKGVIEVQLVASGEKWGLGPGKDVHSSLKAMIDSPSWHLIHALDSLVSADGNTITIDDYPAPRAVTAAEKEMIAAAAKRRNEAQMKQQFSTSVWIDDLPFEQALERLVSQPTVNIEGLVGGYTGPGGKTVLPHKAEAKLDLRLVPDMTAKGALAALRAHLEKHGFGDIEVTMSGGYDPTSTPLDARLIQAQIAVLKRNKIDPLIWPRNAGSYPGYVFTNPPLNLASGHFGLGHGSGAHAPDEYFVIDSVNPNVQGWEGAVLSYVEYLYELAK
- a CDS encoding EAL domain-containing protein, which codes for MLNQKLAWNSLRGFAMTLALCAAAGAALYLYYATQGTSAAASVARQRIFLDAIAVSAAQRGSAKGGFERALEGQAASAAELRMLFLQERPTRIGLWRWSGSEPQLVAIDSAWSNLLVAQEREATTASVATMYRLLPQGPYIASQPVTMGQGTRVIALLPIGTLPVAATWPLLAWWLLAAALAAIAALGLARPSPPAALLRAALESPATAVLQQMIDGVLLVDPATLRIVDCNPAACTQLGRKASELRGADLGHLVSDESIPSLWDAIVAARADTTHVHEVDLFRSDRSPYHTEAAVSSVNGPSGTLACLLLRDVSGRKHAEKQILERQRKLEHLANHDPLTHLPNRLFLNSRLPELLEEATQAGRELAVCYIDIDNFKNINDSCGHETGDAFLRRVAERLKGAVRDSDLVARISGDEFVVVKFCRDHATVERFAARLVAVLRDSLNVEGRVFETSASIGISVSPQDGQDMGELMRRADIALYQAKEGGKNSYRFFAPEMSARVSERMALEAALREALSQGAISAHFQPIVDLRNERVVALEALARWRHPKIGQVPPTQFIRVAEDAGLIIELGDAIIESVATQLAVWNGMDLPRVQVAINVSAQQLTGRDFRERVCRIIDRHGIAPRQLQLEITESVVMRDIERQVDILQGLREAGFEISIDDFGTGYSSLSYLKHLPIDHLKIDRSFVRDMAVDANDAAIVSAIVSMARNLKLETIAEGVETAQHAMRLAALGCDFAQGYYYSGAVSADDCTSMLTAVAERDRLTDTVRMRALQVAGYS
- a CDS encoding sterol desaturase family protein, with the protein product MTLFADQQLLVQAGLFSGWLGCLLLLEHWFAWRNAPLHRWRVRLRNLLLGGSGALLGGLLAPLASVQVAAWTSAHQFGLANLAHFQGLGSSLAGYLALDLAIYAQHRASHRWRWFWRLHATHHSESHLDATTAVRFHPLEIGVSLIWKAATIAIIGVPVAAVIAFEVGLSIAVLFNHSNLALPARLAHVLGWLLVSPDMHRVHHSVQRHEADTNFGFCLPWWDHLFGTYSRSAGNQDPSLRIGFPGGDGPATGSLTALLLLPLRIRRPNDRVA
- a CDS encoding acyl-CoA dehydrogenase family protein — translated: MSDFSPSDRETELSERTRKFIRDKVIPFENDPRNGPRGPSDELLRQLRDEARRAGLFAPQVSSRWGGLGLTHSESAAVFRASGYSLLGPLAMNCMAPDEGNMFLLERVATPEQQERFLRPVAAGSCRSTFFMTEPHPGAGADPDQLQTTAARDGHDWIINGRKWFITGAGDARVAIIMARTDAGATLFLTEMDSQGITVERLIETIGDTMPGGHGVVQLDNLRIPSDQVLGEVNQGFRYAQLRLAPARLTHCMRWWGAAQRAHDIATDYANVRRAFGKTLIEHEGVGFSLARNQIDLLQCRLMIDYVAWLLDKGQRAGAESSMAKFSCAETLFTVVDRCVQILGGQGVSHETVVAQIFQGIRGFRIYDGPSEVHLWALARRLARDHSRRATIQE